A single genomic interval of Daucus carota subsp. sativus chromosome 1, DH1 v3.0, whole genome shotgun sequence harbors:
- the LOC108192506 gene encoding uncharacterized protein LOC108192506, with protein MAQRRRVENPVVDVSISDDESFSFVFHKAAAELTKLYSLAVDGHVAFDAGARHAYTGVYEWIQLQLQNGMLLTAADICSYLQDKLNQLDSDVLNAQQLSEVEQSANEMVPENDMNNAHQLPEPLANETESGASDDTNTNPSASQVQEMEIN; from the exons ATGGCTCAAAGAAGAAGAGTTGAGAATCCTGTTGTAGATGTATCAATATCAGACGATGAGTCATTCAGCTTCGTTTTCCACAAAGCTGCTGCAGAACTCACTAAGCTCTACTCCTTAGCTGTTGATGGGCATGTTGCTTTTGATGCTGGTGCAAGACATGCCTAT ACGGGAGTGTACGAGTGGATCCAGTTGCAGCTGCAAAACGGAATGTTGCTTACTGCAGCTGACATATGTTCTTATctacag GACAAACTAAATCAGCTAGATAGCGATGTGCTCAATGCACAGCAGCTTTCAGAAGTAGAACAGTCAGCTAATGAAATGGTGCCGGAGAATGATATGAACAATGCACATCAGCTGCCAGAACCGTTGGCAAATGAAACTGAATCAGGGGCATCGGATGATACTAATACAAATCCATCTGCTTCTCAGGTTCAGGAAATGGAGATCAACTAA
- the LOC108192300 gene encoding lysine--tRNA ligase, chloroplastic/mitochondrial, whose product MEALRVFHTLSCSSSSSHPLRHLFHLASSSKFTTLPLCSPRFLLARSPRPSITVASAVRNRRSSTSATPSSTSDRDAIRSIRLKKVEELRATGFEPYAYKWDRTHSANQLQELYRHLENGQESNDEKDHVSIAGRIVARRAFGKLAFLTLRDDSGTIQLYCEKDRLASQFDQLKALVDIGDILGASGSIKRTEKGELSVILNSFSILTKSLLPLPDKYHGLTDVDKRYRQRYVDMIANPEVADTFRKRAKVVSEVRKTVESLGFIEVETPVLQGAAGGAEARPFITHHNSLGRDLYLRIATELHLKRMLVGGFERVYEIGRIFRNEGISTRHNPEFTTIEIYEAYSDYESMMNMAEEIVTRCALAVQGKLIIDYQGVEICLERPWRRETMHNLVKEATGIDFTEFGSDLEKAKDVTLSSLNIGSNNQEANSVRACQSIGHVLNEVFETVVEPNLIQPTFVLDYPIEISPLAKPHRRHAGLTERFELFICGRELGNAFSELTDPLDQRGRLEEQVRQHNEKRAAAATVSEVSSEEGKKSDDDSYDVNLDDDFLTALEYGMPPASGMGLGIDRLVMLLTNSASIRDVIAFPVLKIQQ is encoded by the exons ATGGAGGCGCTGAGGGTGTTTCACACTctatcttgttcttcttcttcttcacatCCTCTGAGACACCTCTTCCACTTAGCGTCTTCTTCGAAATTCACTACTTTACCTCTCTGCTCGCCTCGTTTTCTTCTGGCCCGCTCTCCTCGGCCTTCAATCACCGTCGCCTCCGCCGTGAGGAATCGCAGGTCCTCCACCTCCGCAACTCCATCTTCTACTTCCGATAGAGACGCAATTCGCTCCATTCGTCTCAAAAAG GTTGAGGAGTTGAGAGCTACCGGATTTGAACCCTATGCCTATAAGTGGGACAGGACTCATTCTGCTAATCAGCTGCAAGAGTTATACAGACATCTTGAAAATGGCCAAGAGTCTAATGATGAGAAAGATCATGTTTCTATTGCAGGAAGGATTGTTGCTCGCAGAGCTTTTGGGAAACTTGCATTTTTGACTTTACGAGATGATTCAGGGACAATTCAG CTATACTGTGAGAAGGATAGGCTTGCAAGCCAGTTTGACCAGTTGAAGGCACTTGTTGATATTGGTGATATTCTCGGGGCCAGTGGTTCCATAAAGCGGACAGAGAAAG GGGAACTTTCTGTAATTTTAAACTCATTTTCAATTCTCACTAAATCATTGCTTCCACTGCCAGACAAATATCATGGTCTAACAGATGTCGATAAGCGCTATCGGCAGCG CTATGTTGATATGATTGCAAATCCTGAGGTAGCTGATACATTCCGTAAAAGAGCAAAG GTTGTATCAGAAGTACGGAAGACAGTTGAATCTTTAGGCTTCATTGAGGTCGAAACGCCAGTTTTACAG GGAGCAGCTGGTGGAGCAGAAGCGAGGCCCTTCATTACACACCATAATTCTCTTGGTAGGGATCTTTACTTGAGAATCGCAACGGAACTCCATTTAAAAAGAATGCTG GTTGGAGGGTTCGAAAGAGTGTATGAGATAGGCCGAATTTTCAGAAATGAAGGCATTTCTACTCGTCATAATCCTGAATTCACTACAATAGAG ATCTATGAAGCATACTCAGATTATGAAAGCATGATGAACATGGCTGAAGAAATTGTAACTCGATGTGCTCTAGCAGTTCAGGGAAAACTTATTATTGACTATCAG GGTGTAGAAATATGCCTTGAAAGACCCTGGAGGAGAGAAACTATGCATAATCTTGTGAAAGAAGCTACTGGAATTGATTTTACTGAGTTTGGTAGTGATCTTGAGAAAGCGAAAGATGTCACACTAAGTTCACTTAACATAGGTTCGAATAATCAAGAAGCAAACTCAGTTCGGGCATGTCAATCTATTGGTCATGTGTTGAATGAG GTTTTTGAGACGGTGGTAGAACCAAATCTTATACAGCCAACCTTTGTTTTGGACTACCCTATTGAAATATCACCTCTAGCTAAGCCACACAGAAG GCATGCAGGCTTGACTGAGAGATTTGAACTGTTCATTTGTGGCCGTGAACTGGGAAATGCCTTCTCTGAATTGACTGATCCATTAGATCAG AGAGGACGCTTGGAAGAGCAAGTGAGGCAGCACAATGAAAAGAGGGCAGCAGCTGCAACAGTTTCAGAAGTGTCTTCCgaagaaggaaaaaaaagtgATGATGATTCTTATGACGTAAATCTGGATGATGACTTTCTTACAGCCCTTGAGTATGGGATGCCTCCCGCTTCAGGAATG GGACTTGGAATTGACAGGCTAGTAATGCTCCTCACAAACTCTGCTAGTATTCGTGATGTTATTGCTTTTCCAGTCCTCAAGATTCAGCAATAA